A region of Candidatus Aramenus sp. CH1 DNA encodes the following proteins:
- a CDS encoding UbiA family prenyltransferase, protein MNPYLKLIRIHNVVGASIGDFAGYVVASHWHLLPERLLLSTLVVALVAMGGYVINDVFDVEIDKINKPDRPIPSGQVSLRNATVLAYSGFAFGTAISIALGYIQALVSAVTSILLYWYAKSLKRTGLPGNLVVALTTALSLFYGGLAYYQGNWAVLVFIPTTYSFLLTLAREIVKGIEDYVGDKAYGVRTLATTLGVERAWDVARALLLVVLITSPLPYFLGFNVIYLILMVPFWYVTLKSLLQPKTIEGGGKARAYLKGSAFIGIVAFALGAVPLDLLVNHFP, encoded by the coding sequence GTGAATCCTTACCTCAAGCTAATTAGAATCCACAACGTCGTTGGGGCGTCTATAGGAGACTTCGCCGGCTACGTTGTAGCCTCCCACTGGCACCTCCTCCCGGAGAGGCTCTTGCTCTCCACGCTCGTGGTGGCCCTCGTAGCCATGGGAGGTTACGTCATAAACGACGTGTTTGACGTGGAGATAGACAAAATAAACAAGCCAGACAGGCCCATCCCCTCCGGGCAGGTGTCCTTGAGGAACGCTACAGTCTTGGCTTACTCTGGCTTCGCTTTTGGAACTGCGATTTCCATAGCCTTGGGATACATACAGGCGCTAGTGTCGGCGGTCACGTCCATTTTGCTCTACTGGTACGCCAAGTCGCTAAAGAGGACAGGGTTACCTGGCAACCTAGTCGTAGCGCTGACAACTGCCCTGTCCTTATTTTACGGGGGGCTAGCGTACTATCAAGGGAACTGGGCCGTCCTGGTTTTCATACCAACCACCTATTCCTTTCTCCTCACCTTGGCAAGGGAGATAGTGAAGGGGATAGAGGACTACGTTGGGGACAAGGCATATGGTGTTAGAACCTTGGCTACAACTCTAGGAGTAGAGAGGGCGTGGGACGTGGCTAGGGCCCTCCTACTCGTCGTACTGATAACTTCACCCCTACCCTACTTCCTGGGGTTCAACGTTATCTACCTAATCCTTATGGTGCCGTTCTGGTACGTAACGCTTAAGTCTCTACTTCAGCCAAAGACCATCGAAGGAGGAGGAAAGGCAAGGGCGTACTTGAAGGGATCGGCCTTCATTGGCATAGTGGCCTTTGCCCTAGGGGCCGTTCCACTCGATCTCCTTGTCAATCATTTTCCTTAG
- the speD gene encoding adenosylmethionine decarboxylase — translation MMGVRLNYSPKVVGKQVYGSLYDCDEEVLKDTERLKAIVTNAAKEGNMTLLDIRSWKIGEGVSVVAIVLESHITIHTWPEYKFATVDVYSCGAHTDPKRAFEYIVSELKAKRYTMKEADRSSEF, via the coding sequence ATGATGGGGGTAAGGCTAAACTATTCGCCAAAAGTTGTCGGAAAGCAAGTTTACGGGAGCTTGTACGACTGCGATGAGGAGGTACTCAAGGACACTGAGAGGCTAAAGGCAATAGTCACCAACGCTGCCAAGGAAGGGAACATGACGCTTCTAGACATCAGGTCGTGGAAGATAGGGGAGGGGGTAAGCGTGGTCGCAATAGTGCTGGAGAGCCACATAACCATTCATACCTGGCCCGAGTACAAGTTTGCTACCGTGGACGTCTACTCCTGCGGTGCCCACACGGATCCAAAGAGGGCTTTCGAGTACATTGTCTCCGAGCTAAAGGCAAAGAGGTATACCATGAAAGAGGCTGATAGGTCATCGGAGTTCTGA
- a CDS encoding 50S ribosome-binding GTPase translates to MLRKVFSIISKSNVVVEVLDAREPELTRSKTIEGFSKEKGKKLLLAINKGDLVPRDVSEKWKEYFASQGLRVVYLSATGHMGTMVLRREIKQLLLGKEGIVCFVGYPKTGKSSIINALKGRHSASTSAHPMEIGYTKAPQLFKIDSKIYAWDTPGVIPPEGDPVERIIRGYSVDEMEDPVKAAVLLIKRIEGFDRKSLEEVYGEYRNPYDLLAKIALKRGWIYKKDKEPNIEEAAKAVIRDYHEGKIIYFSLPPQRSR, encoded by the coding sequence ATGTTGAGAAAGGTCTTCTCGATCATAAGCAAGTCTAACGTGGTCGTAGAGGTGCTCGACGCCAGAGAGCCAGAGCTTACTAGATCAAAGACGATAGAGGGGTTCTCCAAGGAGAAGGGGAAGAAGCTACTGCTTGCAATTAACAAGGGGGACCTAGTCCCAAGGGACGTGTCGGAGAAGTGGAAGGAGTACTTCGCAAGCCAAGGCCTTAGGGTCGTGTACTTGTCGGCAACAGGGCACATGGGTACCATGGTGCTGAGGAGGGAGATAAAACAGCTCCTTTTGGGAAAGGAGGGAATTGTCTGCTTCGTAGGCTACCCCAAGACAGGGAAATCCTCCATCATTAACGCGTTGAAGGGCAGGCACTCTGCCTCCACCTCAGCTCATCCCATGGAGATAGGTTACACCAAGGCCCCACAGCTCTTCAAAATAGACAGCAAGATCTACGCGTGGGACACCCCAGGCGTCATACCGCCTGAGGGCGATCCTGTGGAGAGGATAATCAGGGGGTACTCGGTGGACGAAATGGAGGATCCCGTGAAGGCTGCCGTCCTCCTCATTAAGAGGATAGAAGGTTTCGACAGGAAGTCCCTAGAGGAGGTTTACGGAGAGTACAGGAACCCCTACGACCTCCTCGCCAAGATAGCACTGAAGAGGGGGTGGATATACAAGAAGGACAAAGAGCCCAACATAGAGGAGGCCGCCAAGGCGGTGATAAGGGATTACCACGAAGGCAAAATAATTTATTTCAGTCTTCCACCACAGAGAAGTAGATGA
- a CDS encoding ACT domain-containing protein translates to MTQEKVLRVTVYYRDSSILEKVVSAFRKLWVDIDWMNVRKASDDGLYEIYMGVRDNKNTYIAILNLSKTVDVEKVEVLEDARLVEYKFNEKGEIVKEGKYTMAVYVPVFSKVTSYSWGEVVGENIH, encoded by the coding sequence GTGACCCAAGAAAAGGTGCTTAGAGTAACAGTCTACTACAGGGACTCCTCCATCCTGGAGAAGGTCGTATCGGCGTTCAGGAAGCTGTGGGTGGACATAGACTGGATGAACGTTAGAAAGGCCTCAGACGACGGCCTCTACGAGATATACATGGGAGTAAGGGACAACAAGAACACCTACATCGCCATACTAAACTTGAGCAAGACCGTAGACGTGGAGAAGGTGGAGGTGCTCGAGGACGCCAGGCTCGTGGAATACAAGTTCAACGAAAAAGGAGAAATAGTAAAGGAGGGCAAGTACACCATGGCAGTTTATGTACCCGTGTTCTCTAAGGTTACAAGTTACAGTTGGGGTGAGGTAGTTGGCGAAAATATACACTGA
- a CDS encoding magnesium-dependent phosphatase-1 codes for MKVKVVIYDADKTLWDHYNISEFQEPIKVINRDEIEDAEGRKLRVFPDVRSTLEELKRRNLTIAMATWNFPEKAERILEILDLRRYFDVVVARDFPYKFVMINEILSELRRRGIYTKPEDVVFVDDRRAHFGNVWLYVGRVKCVEMWRDISSHSEILKLIE; via the coding sequence ATGAAGGTCAAAGTAGTAATATACGACGCGGACAAGACCCTCTGGGACCACTACAACATCTCCGAGTTTCAAGAGCCCATAAAGGTGATAAACAGGGACGAAATTGAGGACGCGGAGGGGAGGAAGTTAAGGGTGTTTCCGGACGTAAGGAGTACGTTAGAGGAGCTAAAGAGGAGGAACTTGACAATTGCCATGGCCACGTGGAACTTCCCGGAAAAGGCCGAGAGGATACTCGAGATCCTGGACTTGAGGAGGTACTTTGACGTTGTGGTAGCAAGGGACTTCCCCTACAAGTTTGTCATGATAAACGAGATACTTTCGGAGCTCAGGAGGAGGGGAATTTACACCAAGCCAGAGGACGTGGTATTCGTAGACGACAGGAGGGCACACTTTGGCAACGTCTGGCTCTACGTCGGGAGGGTGAAGTGCGTGGAGATGTGGAGGGACATATCATCTCACTCTGAAATCTTGAAGTTAATTGAGTAA
- a CDS encoding NAD(P)/FAD-dependent oxidoreductase, with product MTGYRLRDRDPIVFDRRRFPGKKCTGIISYGTFLKLGISKEFVDREFRSIHVVVNGKYHVYFNVNVVRLNREKLETWLSNELKVRRPVNAEVVGEGEVVANGERFKGEVIDASGWKGKAKWVRAIEYEYEPVDAEEITVFIDDRNPGGFSWVVPLPEKTLAGSLGYSSVEQFVPKLEKRVLGIHGGAIPRVKPRYVRNGVGDCTGLIKTFTGGGIFSIAELSQVVLTPKYEEKFNQLSREISLQYRLTSFLEKTWKYSLGLAKLFDRKTLNVGSEFDFHSLLLRVPH from the coding sequence ATTACGGGCTACAGGCTGAGGGACAGAGACCCAATAGTTTTTGACAGGAGGCGTTTTCCTGGAAAGAAGTGCACTGGGATCATAAGTTACGGGACTTTCCTAAAGCTAGGCATTAGCAAGGAGTTCGTTGACAGGGAGTTTAGGTCTATACACGTGGTCGTGAACGGCAAGTACCACGTGTACTTTAACGTAAACGTGGTAAGGCTTAACAGGGAGAAACTTGAAACTTGGCTCTCCAACGAGCTAAAGGTGAGGAGGCCAGTCAACGCGGAAGTCGTGGGAGAAGGGGAGGTAGTAGCTAACGGAGAGAGGTTCAAGGGCGAGGTAATTGACGCGTCCGGGTGGAAGGGAAAGGCAAAGTGGGTAAGGGCAATAGAGTACGAATACGAGCCCGTAGACGCGGAGGAAATAACGGTGTTCATTGACGATAGGAACCCCGGCGGTTTCTCTTGGGTGGTTCCTTTGCCGGAAAAGACCTTAGCAGGGAGCCTCGGATACTCAAGCGTAGAGCAGTTCGTGCCGAAGCTCGAGAAGAGGGTCTTGGGGATACACGGCGGGGCAATACCCAGAGTCAAGCCTAGGTACGTGAGAAACGGGGTGGGCGACTGCACGGGACTAATTAAGACCTTTACTGGAGGAGGAATATTTTCCATTGCGGAACTGTCCCAAGTGGTTCTCACCCCTAAGTACGAGGAGAAGTTCAACCAGCTCTCCAGGGAGATATCCCTGCAGTACAGGCTCACGTCGTTTCTAGAGAAGACGTGGAAGTACTCCCTTGGGCTGGCAAAGCTGTTCGACAGAAAGACGTTAAACGTGGGCTCCGAGTTCGACTTCCACTCACTTCTTCTGAGAGTTCCTCACTAA
- a CDS encoding acetolactate synthase large subunit has translation MPSGARILVDSLKREGVKVVFGIPGLWNMPFYDELFYDIQNGEIRHVLMRHEQAAAHAADGYARASGVPGVCTATSGPGATNLVTGFITAYWDSSPIIGITGQVVRSVIGKMAFQESDNPGIFKDIAKYVVQVKDIHEIPQWVKNAFYIATTGRPGPVLIDIPRDVQLEKVEDIEWPEKPLVRGYKPFKTVIDPVKIKKAAELLLNAEKPIILAGTGVMWSGATPEVLKLAELLGSPIISTLPGKSAIPHDHPLYVGPMGYYGRAEASMAALESDVMLVVGARFSDRTVTSYDELVETRKKFIMVNVDPTDAERAIKVDVALPGDAKIILMELIDAVAKLGSKKDHTAWQKRVKELKEYYAQFYYHDEPNKMKPWKVLKTIRNAIPRDSIVTTGVGQHQMWSEVFWEVLEPRTFISSTGMGTMGFGLPAAMGAKLARPDKVVVDLDGDGSFMMTGNNLATAVDEHIPVISVIFDNRTLGLVRQVQDLFQSKRIVGVDYGPSPDFVKYAEAFGALGFNATSYEELEKSIKTAIKEDMPAVIRVPIDKEELALPTLPPGGRLKQVIVRDPRKGA, from the coding sequence GTGCCTAGCGGTGCGAGAATCTTAGTTGATTCTCTAAAAAGAGAAGGAGTAAAGGTAGTGTTTGGAATACCAGGACTGTGGAACATGCCCTTCTACGACGAGCTCTTTTACGACATCCAAAACGGGGAAATAAGACACGTGTTAATGAGGCATGAACAGGCTGCTGCCCACGCCGCTGACGGTTATGCGAGGGCGTCCGGCGTTCCAGGAGTATGCACGGCCACTTCTGGGCCCGGAGCAACTAACTTGGTCACAGGATTTATCACAGCGTACTGGGACAGCTCCCCCATAATAGGGATAACTGGGCAGGTAGTGAGGTCTGTAATAGGAAAGATGGCGTTCCAAGAATCCGATAACCCTGGCATCTTTAAGGACATAGCCAAGTACGTGGTGCAAGTAAAGGACATCCACGAGATACCCCAGTGGGTAAAGAACGCTTTCTACATAGCCACAACGGGCAGGCCAGGGCCCGTGTTAATAGACATACCAAGGGATGTACAGTTGGAGAAAGTTGAGGACATAGAGTGGCCAGAGAAGCCCTTAGTGCGGGGATACAAGCCCTTCAAGACGGTGATAGACCCCGTGAAAATAAAGAAGGCAGCTGAGCTGCTGTTGAACGCTGAAAAACCAATAATCTTGGCGGGAACGGGAGTGATGTGGTCAGGAGCAACGCCAGAGGTTCTCAAGTTAGCTGAGCTATTGGGTTCGCCAATAATTTCTACCCTTCCTGGTAAGTCCGCTATACCTCACGACCATCCACTGTACGTAGGTCCCATGGGCTACTACGGAAGGGCTGAAGCGTCGATGGCCGCCCTAGAATCAGACGTGATGCTGGTAGTAGGGGCCAGGTTCAGCGACAGGACTGTCACCTCTTACGACGAACTGGTGGAGACGAGGAAGAAGTTCATCATGGTCAACGTAGACCCCACGGACGCCGAGAGAGCCATTAAGGTTGACGTAGCCCTGCCAGGAGACGCCAAGATAATACTGATGGAGCTAATCGACGCAGTAGCGAAGCTTGGAAGCAAAAAGGACCACACTGCGTGGCAGAAGAGGGTTAAGGAACTAAAGGAGTACTACGCCCAGTTCTACTACCACGATGAACCAAACAAAATGAAGCCGTGGAAGGTACTTAAGACGATCAGGAACGCCATACCTAGGGACTCCATAGTCACTACTGGAGTGGGCCAGCACCAGATGTGGTCTGAGGTGTTCTGGGAAGTCCTGGAGCCCAGGACTTTCATCTCCTCTACGGGAATGGGCACCATGGGCTTTGGTCTACCGGCTGCCATGGGAGCTAAGCTAGCTAGACCAGACAAGGTTGTAGTAGACCTAGACGGTGACGGCTCCTTCATGATGACCGGAAACAACTTAGCTACTGCAGTTGACGAGCACATCCCCGTAATATCCGTCATATTTGACAACAGGACCCTAGGCCTAGTAAGGCAGGTACAAGACTTGTTCCAGAGCAAAAGGATAGTAGGAGTAGACTATGGTCCATCTCCAGACTTCGTGAAGTACGCCGAGGCTTTCGGAGCCTTGGGCTTCAACGCGACCAGTTACGAAGAGCTAGAGAAATCCATAAAGACCGCGATTAAGGAGGACATGCCAGCTGTAATTAGAGTCCCAATAGATAAGGAAGAACTAGCCTTACCCACATTACCTCCGGGTGGAAGGTTAAAACAGGTGATCGTACGTGACCCAAGAAAAGGTGCTTAG
- the leuS gene encoding leucine--tRNA ligase, whose protein sequence is MNEISEKWQRKWEESKIFERNPEERQKFYTTAAFPYPNSPFHLGHGRTYTTCDIYARYKRMQGYNVLFPMGFHYTGTPIITMADDVAKGDKELIEIFEKIYEIPSSVIPKLSDPLFMANYFKEEIKKAMKELGLSIDWRREFTTIDPEFSSFIVWQFNKLQSMGYVVKDTHPVGWCPVHNLPVGMHDTKGDVEPEIGQYVLIYFETPFGYLPIATLRPETVFGAVAVWISPKDKYSVVEVDGKRLILSKKASFRLSFQLDLKEVQELTPEELQKVKAVNPITGREVPIIPADFVDPTLATGVVMSVPAHAPFDYYYLKKSKLELPIVLVVKLDNTDAMARDVVEKENPKSDADLKKLTELVYRTEYNKGKMREDVVDLVKPEYREELKEIAGKPVPEARKIITDFVVKKKLGRQVYEIMNKPVYCRCGNEVVVKILKDQWFLDYGNPEWKAKTKKLLSKMRVIPPEVRKDFEYAIDWLEKKACARTRGLGTPLPWDKKWIIESLSDSTIYMAYYTIAHKIKQHKLHASQLTLDFWDYVMLGRGNPEEISKSTGIDKNVIEDMRREFLYWYPLDVRHSGPDLIPNHLSFFLFNHSAIFPEELWPKGIAINGFILYEGKKMSKSLRNILPLRKAIRMYGADVIRIALACSVDLGSDANFTDVGAKAIADALRRFYEIVTANYPGDVVGKPERWLLSKFNNLVKEVTAEMEELDLRGALNKVLYEMTSNVNEYLEMVRAEGREPNGKVMRRIGLEWTKLLSPFAPHLAEEIWHKLGNETFVSLERWPASNEAEIDVKLELEHEFVEQMIGDVRSILNVFKGTPTQVMIFAAGKGEMEKLRKAIEVTSRGGTLKNLMDQLKPSSKEEARTLQKIYQMVISMPETIKRMASYDIDEYQVLKENAKYIEHKLGLNVTVEQFNENVRAKYNKEALPLRPAIVVQ, encoded by the coding sequence CTGAACGAAATTTCTGAAAAGTGGCAAAGGAAGTGGGAAGAGAGCAAGATATTTGAGAGGAACCCAGAGGAGAGACAGAAGTTCTACACTACCGCCGCCTTCCCTTACCCCAACAGCCCCTTCCACTTAGGCCACGGAAGGACTTACACCACCTGCGATATTTACGCCAGGTACAAGAGGATGCAGGGGTATAACGTTCTGTTCCCAATGGGCTTCCACTACACTGGAACCCCCATTATCACCATGGCTGACGACGTGGCGAAGGGAGACAAGGAACTAATAGAGATTTTTGAGAAGATATACGAGATTCCCTCGAGCGTTATACCTAAGCTCTCCGACCCCCTCTTTATGGCCAACTACTTCAAAGAGGAAATAAAGAAGGCGATGAAGGAGCTGGGGCTCAGCATAGACTGGAGGAGGGAGTTCACCACCATAGACCCCGAGTTCTCCTCCTTCATAGTCTGGCAGTTCAACAAGTTGCAGTCCATGGGATACGTGGTCAAGGACACTCACCCTGTTGGTTGGTGCCCAGTCCACAACTTGCCCGTGGGGATGCACGACACTAAGGGAGACGTTGAGCCGGAGATAGGGCAGTACGTGTTGATCTACTTCGAGACCCCATTTGGCTACCTGCCCATAGCGACCTTAAGGCCGGAGACCGTGTTCGGAGCAGTCGCGGTCTGGATAAGCCCAAAGGATAAGTACTCCGTCGTAGAGGTTGACGGGAAGAGGCTTATACTCTCCAAGAAGGCGTCCTTCAGGCTCTCCTTCCAGCTAGACCTAAAGGAAGTCCAAGAGCTCACCCCGGAGGAGTTGCAGAAGGTGAAGGCGGTAAATCCGATAACTGGGAGGGAGGTTCCAATAATACCTGCTGACTTCGTTGACCCTACCTTGGCCACTGGAGTGGTGATGAGCGTCCCAGCCCACGCCCCCTTTGACTACTATTACTTGAAGAAGAGCAAGCTCGAGTTACCAATAGTCCTTGTGGTGAAGCTAGACAACACGGACGCCATGGCCAGGGACGTGGTTGAAAAGGAGAACCCAAAGAGCGACGCCGACTTGAAGAAGCTAACTGAGCTTGTCTATAGGACGGAGTACAACAAGGGAAAGATGAGGGAAGACGTAGTAGACCTCGTGAAGCCAGAGTACAGAGAAGAGCTTAAGGAAATAGCTGGAAAGCCAGTGCCGGAGGCGAGGAAGATCATCACCGACTTCGTAGTAAAGAAGAAGCTGGGTAGGCAGGTCTACGAGATAATGAACAAGCCCGTTTACTGCAGGTGTGGTAACGAGGTAGTCGTGAAGATCCTGAAGGACCAGTGGTTCCTGGACTACGGGAACCCAGAGTGGAAGGCGAAGACCAAGAAACTCCTGAGCAAGATGAGGGTAATCCCGCCGGAAGTAAGGAAGGACTTTGAGTACGCAATAGACTGGCTGGAGAAGAAGGCTTGTGCAAGGACTAGGGGTCTGGGCACTCCTTTGCCCTGGGACAAGAAGTGGATAATTGAGAGCCTCTCCGACTCCACGATCTACATGGCCTACTACACTATAGCCCATAAGATAAAACAGCATAAGCTACATGCCTCCCAGCTGACTCTGGACTTCTGGGACTACGTGATGCTAGGCAGGGGTAACCCCGAGGAAATCTCCAAGAGCACCGGGATAGACAAGAACGTAATCGAGGACATGAGGAGGGAGTTCCTCTACTGGTACCCGCTTGACGTTAGGCACAGCGGTCCAGACCTAATTCCGAACCACTTGTCCTTCTTCCTCTTCAACCACTCCGCCATATTCCCTGAGGAGCTGTGGCCAAAGGGCATAGCGATAAACGGGTTCATACTCTACGAGGGGAAGAAGATGAGCAAGTCCCTGAGGAACATACTACCTCTGAGGAAGGCCATAAGGATGTACGGGGCAGACGTAATTAGGATTGCCTTAGCGTGTAGTGTGGACCTGGGCTCGGACGCCAACTTCACTGACGTAGGAGCAAAGGCAATAGCCGACGCACTGAGGAGGTTCTACGAGATAGTTACAGCCAACTACCCAGGGGACGTGGTAGGGAAGCCGGAAAGGTGGTTGCTATCCAAGTTTAACAACTTGGTAAAGGAGGTAACTGCAGAGATGGAGGAACTGGACCTTAGGGGGGCTCTGAACAAGGTGCTTTACGAGATGACGTCCAACGTGAACGAGTACTTAGAGATGGTAAGGGCAGAGGGGAGGGAACCAAACGGTAAAGTGATGAGGCGGATAGGGCTAGAGTGGACTAAGTTGCTCTCGCCCTTTGCACCTCACTTGGCCGAGGAGATATGGCACAAGCTGGGCAACGAGACTTTCGTTTCCCTCGAGAGGTGGCCCGCCTCCAACGAGGCAGAGATAGACGTTAAACTGGAGCTGGAGCACGAGTTCGTGGAACAAATGATTGGGGACGTGAGGTCCATACTAAACGTGTTCAAGGGAACCCCCACTCAAGTTATGATCTTCGCCGCAGGGAAGGGGGAGATGGAGAAGTTGAGGAAGGCAATAGAGGTCACGTCAAGGGGAGGGACGCTCAAGAACTTGATGGACCAGCTTAAGCCATCTAGCAAGGAAGAGGCGAGAACCCTGCAGAAGATTTACCAGATGGTGATCAGCATGCCCGAAACAATAAAGAGGATGGCGAGCTACGACATAGACGAGTACCAAGTACTCAAGGAGAACGCAAAGTACATAGAGCACAAGCTAGGCCTAAACGTCACGGTGGAGCAGTTCAACGAGAACGTTAGGGCCAAGTACAACAAGGAGGCCCTTCCGCTGAGGCCTGCTATAGTAGTTCAATGA
- a CDS encoding cob(I)yrinic acid a,c-diamide adenosyltransferase: MFTKTGDNGETNLRNKRIGKDSPLVKFLGDIDEANSFIGLAVSKLTWDDMRNDLKRVQRDLFVLGEEVSTGKGLVNENSVKWLEERTVYYRKESGPVKLFVIPGGSEEASALHVARAVVRRVERNAVKYSKEVEFNKWVIVYLNRLSSLIFSMAVVANKRKGVQEEYYDIGKFW, translated from the coding sequence ATGTTCACGAAGACCGGAGACAACGGAGAAACTAACCTTAGGAACAAGAGAATAGGCAAGGATTCCCCTTTGGTCAAATTCCTAGGGGACATAGATGAGGCGAACTCCTTTATAGGACTTGCCGTTTCCAAGTTGACTTGGGACGACATGAGGAACGACTTGAAAAGGGTGCAGAGGGACCTATTTGTGTTAGGCGAGGAAGTGTCCACAGGGAAGGGGCTAGTGAACGAGAACTCGGTCAAGTGGTTGGAGGAAAGGACTGTCTACTACAGGAAGGAGAGTGGGCCCGTGAAACTCTTCGTGATACCGGGGGGATCGGAGGAGGCCTCAGCGCTACACGTTGCGAGGGCGGTTGTGAGGAGGGTGGAGAGGAACGCAGTGAAGTACTCGAAGGAGGTCGAGTTCAACAAGTGGGTGATAGTGTACTTGAACCGCCTCTCCTCCTTGATCTTCTCCATGGCAGTAGTTGCAAACAAGAGGAAAGGGGTACAAGAGGAGTACTACGACATAGGCAAGTTCTGGTAG
- a CDS encoding TIGR00269 family protein has product MICNVCKSREAVIYQPHTGRNLCKECFISDVRERVKREAEKQGITRANKVLLAVSGGKDSLTLADALASFVDPKRLIAFNIVEGIQGYNREDQAKKLNKYLSDLGIELISTSFKAEVGYTLDEMVSSAKGKGLNVSACTFCGGFRRKLINNAGREVRADLVATGHNLDDEAQTIVINLLRGDVKRIIRVGDVPVKLSDKFVLRVKPLRKVYEWETTMYAYYKGFEFQEVECPYISSRPTLRARVRDLLYALEVMRPGSLLNIVEEFDRVAEEFRQRTEMKELPSCKICGEPTSYGREICKNCELLIKSGLLNYQNLPMS; this is encoded by the coding sequence GTGATCTGCAACGTATGCAAGTCCAGGGAAGCTGTAATTTATCAGCCCCACACTGGGAGGAACCTCTGCAAGGAGTGCTTTATAAGCGACGTTAGGGAGAGAGTCAAAAGGGAAGCTGAAAAGCAGGGGATAACTAGGGCCAATAAGGTTCTCCTGGCGGTTTCCGGCGGTAAGGATAGCCTCACACTTGCAGACGCCCTAGCCTCCTTTGTGGATCCAAAGAGGCTGATAGCGTTCAACATAGTTGAGGGAATTCAAGGTTACAACAGGGAGGACCAAGCTAAGAAGCTAAACAAGTACTTGTCAGACCTAGGGATAGAGCTCATATCCACGTCGTTTAAGGCTGAGGTTGGCTACACCCTCGACGAGATGGTCTCGTCGGCGAAGGGAAAGGGCCTTAACGTCTCTGCCTGCACCTTCTGTGGGGGATTCAGGAGGAAGTTGATAAACAACGCTGGGAGGGAGGTCAGGGCAGACCTGGTTGCCACTGGACACAACCTAGACGACGAGGCCCAGACCATTGTGATAAACCTCTTGAGGGGTGACGTTAAGAGGATAATAAGGGTGGGCGACGTCCCCGTGAAGCTCAGCGACAAGTTCGTGTTAAGGGTGAAGCCCCTGAGGAAGGTTTACGAGTGGGAGACCACCATGTACGCCTATTACAAAGGCTTCGAGTTCCAAGAAGTGGAGTGCCCCTACATTTCTTCCCGCCCGACCTTGAGGGCAAGGGTAAGGGACCTCCTTTACGCCCTAGAGGTCATGAGGCCAGGGAGTCTGCTCAACATAGTGGAGGAGTTCGACAGGGTAGCAGAGGAGTTCAGGCAGAGGACGGAGATGAAGGAACTGCCGAGCTGTAAGATCTGCGGCGAGCCCACCAGTTACGGGAGGGAGATATGCAAGAACTGCGAGCTTTTAATAAAGTCGGGGCTCTTGAACTACCAGAACTTGCCTATGTCGTAG
- a CDS encoding DUF211 domain-containing protein, with translation MAIRRIVLDVLKPIKGSSIIDLASKLTSLDGVDGVNIMVTDMDVETMGLSIVVEGDNIDFYEVKKTLEEEGCAIHSIDEVAGGKRLIEGRKVK, from the coding sequence TTGGCGATTCGGCGGATTGTTCTTGACGTGCTAAAGCCCATCAAGGGCTCCAGCATCATTGACCTAGCCAGCAAGCTTACCTCCCTGGATGGAGTGGACGGAGTCAACATCATGGTCACCGACATGGACGTGGAGACAATGGGGTTAAGCATAGTAGTGGAGGGAGATAACATAGACTTCTACGAAGTTAAGAAGACGCTGGAGGAAGAGGGGTGTGCAATACACAGTATCGACGAAGTAGCAGGGGGTAAAAGACTAATTGAGGGGAGAAAAGTAAAGTGA